A window of the Linepithema humile isolate Giens D197 chromosome 4, Lhum_UNIL_v1.0, whole genome shotgun sequence genome harbors these coding sequences:
- the LOC105671090 gene encoding EF-hand calcium-binding domain-containing protein 14 isoform X2 — protein MDSVAVTVPLRQPTKKMKKRKELDALAPAHAISRRSSGKRSSQELLTDSSDDRSEYWNVSTRNGRKCRGRRGRACPGFLKACNAFLACASVLATASLIWLFIDVRQQLTALRTELDQVIAGSEGVPDALQKCHSLSRDLQNNQTIIFSRLSDLKLQISNFTLAHIQQDLHKVQEYFQAAPEMANLPKRLDELSTSVATFGSQIRDLGATVNTLKETNMRVQDAQTVMQQNISSIKNTMLELSNVTQKPQILSTDEAQVKTDKLNSTILHLTNNLTHVNETLSSKLQWVADDQDKDRKKLVSLQEATAAINTTVMSLQGECVKISEQAPVLASVQQLTEKVNEIRTTNVELINKFKQLEQSYNGLKNSTSIMFATVSEMQNQQQVNKIKLPESLMGDITTEADRDATDVSDVAQKKIPNENLQMWRLKREFNAREE, from the exons ATGGACTCGGTGGCGGTGACGGTGCCGCTTCGTCAGCCGACGAAGAAGATGAAGAAGCGGAAGGAACTCGATGCTCTGGCACCGGCGCACGCTATTTCTCGCCGCAGTTCTGGAAAACGCAGCTCGCAG gAATTGTTGACAGACAGCAGTGACGATCGCTCGGAATATTGGAATGTCTCCACTAGAAACGGTCGTAAATGCAGGGGTAGAAGGGGTCGTGCTTGTCCTGGATTTCTGAAGGCTTGCAACGCCTTTTTGGCATGTGCCTCTGTATTAGCGACCGCCAGTTTAATATGGCTATTCATCGACGTTCGTCAACAACTTACCGCTTTGCGAACCGAATTAGACCAAG TGATAGCGGGTAGCGAAGGTGTCCCGGACGCTTTGCAGAAATGTCATTCGCTGTCGAGAGACCTCCAGAATAACCAAACTATCATTTTCTCCAGACTGTCTGATCTCAAGCTGCAAATAAGCAATTTTACG CTGGCGCACATTCAACAAGACTTGCATAAAGTGCAGGAGTACTTCCAAGCCGCGCCCGAGATGGCCAATTTGCCGAAACGCTTGGACGAGCTGTCGACCAGCGTTGCGACATTTGGCAGTCAAATAAGGGACCTGGGAGCTACAGTGAACACCTTGAAGGAAACAAATATGAGGGTACAGGATGCACAGACCGTTATGCAGCAGAACATCAGCAGTATTAAG AATACAATGTTAGAATTGTCGAACGTCACTCAAAAGCCTCAAATCTTGAGCACCGACGAGGCACAAGTTAAGACTGATAAACTGAATTCCACAATATTGCATTTGACGAACAATTTAACGCATGTCAATGAGACCCTGTCGAGCAAATTGCAATGGGTTGCCGACGATCAAGATAAAGATCGC AAAAAGTTAGTTTCACTTCAAGAAGCAACGGCAGCTATTAACACGACGGTGATGTCTCTACAAGGGGAATGCGTTAAAATATCCGAACAAGCTCCTGTTTTAGCATCAGTTCAACAATTAACGGAAAAA GTGAATGAGATACGCACGACGAATGtggaattaattaacaaattcaaGCAATTGGAGCAATCGTACAATGGGCTTAAGAATTCCACCAGTATAATGTTCGCGACTGTATCCGAAATGCAGAATCAGCAGCAAGTTAACAAAATTAAGTTACCGGAGTCGCTGATGGGCGATATAACCACAGAGGCGGATCGCGACGCGACAG ATGTAAGTGATGTTGCTCAGAAAAAGATTCCAAATGAGAATTTGCAAATGTGGCGACTTAAGCGCGAGTTCAATGCGCGCGAGGAGTGA
- the LOC105671090 gene encoding EF-hand calcium-binding domain-containing protein 14 isoform X3, with translation MDSVAVTVPLRQPTKKMKKRKELDALAPAHAISRRSSGKRSSQELLTDSSDDRSEYWNVSTRNGRKCRGRRGRACPGFLKACNAFLACASVLATASLIWLFIDVRQQLTALRTELDQVIAGSEGVPDALQKCHSLSRDLQNNQTIIFSRLSDLKLQISNFTVQLAHIQQDLHKVQEYFQAAPEMANLPKRLDELSTSVATFGSQIRDLGATVNTLKETNMRVQDAQTVMQQNISSIKNTMLELSNVTQKPQILSTDEAQVKTDKLNSTILHLTNNLTHVNETLSSKLQWVADDQDKDRKKLVSLQEATAAINTTVMSLQGECVKISEQAPVLASVQQLTEKVNEIRTTNVELINKFKQLEQSYNGLKNSTSIMFATVSEMQNQQQVNKIKLPESLMGDITTEADRDATGAIKPYM, from the exons ATGGACTCGGTGGCGGTGACGGTGCCGCTTCGTCAGCCGACGAAGAAGATGAAGAAGCGGAAGGAACTCGATGCTCTGGCACCGGCGCACGCTATTTCTCGCCGCAGTTCTGGAAAACGCAGCTCGCAG gAATTGTTGACAGACAGCAGTGACGATCGCTCGGAATATTGGAATGTCTCCACTAGAAACGGTCGTAAATGCAGGGGTAGAAGGGGTCGTGCTTGTCCTGGATTTCTGAAGGCTTGCAACGCCTTTTTGGCATGTGCCTCTGTATTAGCGACCGCCAGTTTAATATGGCTATTCATCGACGTTCGTCAACAACTTACCGCTTTGCGAACCGAATTAGACCAAG TGATAGCGGGTAGCGAAGGTGTCCCGGACGCTTTGCAGAAATGTCATTCGCTGTCGAGAGACCTCCAGAATAACCAAACTATCATTTTCTCCAGACTGTCTGATCTCAAGCTGCAAATAAGCAATTTTACGGTACAG CTGGCGCACATTCAACAAGACTTGCATAAAGTGCAGGAGTACTTCCAAGCCGCGCCCGAGATGGCCAATTTGCCGAAACGCTTGGACGAGCTGTCGACCAGCGTTGCGACATTTGGCAGTCAAATAAGGGACCTGGGAGCTACAGTGAACACCTTGAAGGAAACAAATATGAGGGTACAGGATGCACAGACCGTTATGCAGCAGAACATCAGCAGTATTAAG AATACAATGTTAGAATTGTCGAACGTCACTCAAAAGCCTCAAATCTTGAGCACCGACGAGGCACAAGTTAAGACTGATAAACTGAATTCCACAATATTGCATTTGACGAACAATTTAACGCATGTCAATGAGACCCTGTCGAGCAAATTGCAATGGGTTGCCGACGATCAAGATAAAGATCGC AAAAAGTTAGTTTCACTTCAAGAAGCAACGGCAGCTATTAACACGACGGTGATGTCTCTACAAGGGGAATGCGTTAAAATATCCGAACAAGCTCCTGTTTTAGCATCAGTTCAACAATTAACGGAAAAA GTGAATGAGATACGCACGACGAATGtggaattaattaacaaattcaaGCAATTGGAGCAATCGTACAATGGGCTTAAGAATTCCACCAGTATAATGTTCGCGACTGTATCCGAAATGCAGAATCAGCAGCAAGTTAACAAAATTAAGTTACCGGAGTCGCTGATGGGCGATATAACCACAGAGGCGGATCGCGACGCGACAGGTGCGATAAAACCATAT ATGTAA
- the LOC105671090 gene encoding EF-hand calcium-binding domain-containing protein 14 isoform X1: protein MDSVAVTVPLRQPTKKMKKRKELDALAPAHAISRRSSGKRSSQELLTDSSDDRSEYWNVSTRNGRKCRGRRGRACPGFLKACNAFLACASVLATASLIWLFIDVRQQLTALRTELDQVIAGSEGVPDALQKCHSLSRDLQNNQTIIFSRLSDLKLQISNFTVQLAHIQQDLHKVQEYFQAAPEMANLPKRLDELSTSVATFGSQIRDLGATVNTLKETNMRVQDAQTVMQQNISSIKNTMLELSNVTQKPQILSTDEAQVKTDKLNSTILHLTNNLTHVNETLSSKLQWVADDQDKDRKKLVSLQEATAAINTTVMSLQGECVKISEQAPVLASVQQLTEKVNEIRTTNVELINKFKQLEQSYNGLKNSTSIMFATVSEMQNQQQVNKIKLPESLMGDITTEADRDATDVSDVAQKKIPNENLQMWRLKREFNAREE from the exons ATGGACTCGGTGGCGGTGACGGTGCCGCTTCGTCAGCCGACGAAGAAGATGAAGAAGCGGAAGGAACTCGATGCTCTGGCACCGGCGCACGCTATTTCTCGCCGCAGTTCTGGAAAACGCAGCTCGCAG gAATTGTTGACAGACAGCAGTGACGATCGCTCGGAATATTGGAATGTCTCCACTAGAAACGGTCGTAAATGCAGGGGTAGAAGGGGTCGTGCTTGTCCTGGATTTCTGAAGGCTTGCAACGCCTTTTTGGCATGTGCCTCTGTATTAGCGACCGCCAGTTTAATATGGCTATTCATCGACGTTCGTCAACAACTTACCGCTTTGCGAACCGAATTAGACCAAG TGATAGCGGGTAGCGAAGGTGTCCCGGACGCTTTGCAGAAATGTCATTCGCTGTCGAGAGACCTCCAGAATAACCAAACTATCATTTTCTCCAGACTGTCTGATCTCAAGCTGCAAATAAGCAATTTTACGGTACAG CTGGCGCACATTCAACAAGACTTGCATAAAGTGCAGGAGTACTTCCAAGCCGCGCCCGAGATGGCCAATTTGCCGAAACGCTTGGACGAGCTGTCGACCAGCGTTGCGACATTTGGCAGTCAAATAAGGGACCTGGGAGCTACAGTGAACACCTTGAAGGAAACAAATATGAGGGTACAGGATGCACAGACCGTTATGCAGCAGAACATCAGCAGTATTAAG AATACAATGTTAGAATTGTCGAACGTCACTCAAAAGCCTCAAATCTTGAGCACCGACGAGGCACAAGTTAAGACTGATAAACTGAATTCCACAATATTGCATTTGACGAACAATTTAACGCATGTCAATGAGACCCTGTCGAGCAAATTGCAATGGGTTGCCGACGATCAAGATAAAGATCGC AAAAAGTTAGTTTCACTTCAAGAAGCAACGGCAGCTATTAACACGACGGTGATGTCTCTACAAGGGGAATGCGTTAAAATATCCGAACAAGCTCCTGTTTTAGCATCAGTTCAACAATTAACGGAAAAA GTGAATGAGATACGCACGACGAATGtggaattaattaacaaattcaaGCAATTGGAGCAATCGTACAATGGGCTTAAGAATTCCACCAGTATAATGTTCGCGACTGTATCCGAAATGCAGAATCAGCAGCAAGTTAACAAAATTAAGTTACCGGAGTCGCTGATGGGCGATATAACCACAGAGGCGGATCGCGACGCGACAG ATGTAAGTGATGTTGCTCAGAAAAAGATTCCAAATGAGAATTTGCAAATGTGGCGACTTAAGCGCGAGTTCAATGCGCGCGAGGAGTGA